A window of the Lactuca sativa cultivar Salinas chromosome 5, Lsat_Salinas_v11, whole genome shotgun sequence genome harbors these coding sequences:
- the LOC111891525 gene encoding uncharacterized protein LOC111891525 isoform X3 → MRHTALFFTKCRWMSVLLTSPPYPFGLHAFRRRSIHRYADFRELEKLACSHCYSQIQVPNTYIIFILKTCILLVASVEGSVSLEAI, encoded by the exons atgagACATACGGCTTTATTTTTCACTAAAT GTAGGTGGATGTCGGTACTGCTAACGTCTCCGCCTTACCCTTTTGGTTTGCATGCTTTTCGCCGGCGGTCGATTCATCGGTATGCCGATTTCAG GGAGCTGGAGAAACTGGCATGCAGTCACTGTTATTCACAAATACAGGTACCAAATACTTATATTATATTCATTTTAAAAACTTGTATACTATTGGTGGCTTCTGTCGAAGGAAGTGTATCTTTGGAAGCAATTTGA
- the LOC111891525 gene encoding uncharacterized protein LOC111891525 isoform X2, with amino-acid sequence MNIGHHLYLCHWKLSSRLDKRQWRILSMVVMMILIGKNYIRAINDQYGDENIKSMLSVEMGSGKWLSLKGRRCCFVGTSPTTWFKFNLPIQPPDFTIW; translated from the exons ATGAACATTGGTCATCATTTGTATCTCTGCCATTGGAAGTTGTCATCCCGGCTGGACAAAAGGCAATGGAGGATTCTTAGCATGGTG GTGATGATGATTCTGATAGGCAAAAACTATATTCGTGCCATCAATGACCAATATGGGGACGAAAATATCAAGAGTATGCTTTCAGTTGAAATGGGTTCAGGGAAATGGCTTTCCTTAAAAG GTAGAAGATGTTGTTTTGTTGGCACTAGCCCAACAAcgtggtttaaatttaatttgcCAATCCAGCCCCCG GATTTCACTATCTGGTAG
- the LOC111891525 gene encoding uncharacterized protein LOC111891525 isoform X1 — MRRFLFGLEAPPYLYDKRFVLLTLLVILRNQGRWMSVLLTSPPYPFGLHAFRRRSIHRYADFRELEKLACSHCYSQIQVPNTYIIFILKTCILLVASVEGSVSLEAI, encoded by the exons ATGAGAAGATTTTTATTTGGACTTGAAGCACCACCTTATCTATACGATAAGCGATTTGTGTTGCTGACACTGCTGGTTATTCTACGGAATCAAG GTAGGTGGATGTCGGTACTGCTAACGTCTCCGCCTTACCCTTTTGGTTTGCATGCTTTTCGCCGGCGGTCGATTCATCGGTATGCCGATTTCAG GGAGCTGGAGAAACTGGCATGCAGTCACTGTTATTCACAAATACAGGTACCAAATACTTATATTATATTCATTTTAAAAACTTGTATACTATTGGTGGCTTCTGTCGAAGGAAGTGTATCTTTGGAAGCAATTTGA